A single region of the bacterium genome encodes:
- a CDS encoding alpha/beta hydrolase has translation MLKTALIIHGYPQPVVKGHFLYDFFEQNGWEIIAPYLFTDKFIFTPENVQKYLENELEDRKPDVIVGVSLGGLIAPLIAQNYPDSKLILIATGSCFKPKSKIIGFFYKAMANKKLLGLAYNSIGSMPKKILSSFYAFLSRPYTKDASTREIYRQDSQKNIELILKIPINKDEEIIDSALKIDNRQLLKTIKNKTLIFAGKKDILMPLELSQKLKTLLTNSQLIITPGQHFNSITKDNIIDLKIFLA, from the coding sequence ATGCTAAAGACCGCCCTCATTATCCATGGCTATCCTCAGCCGGTTGTCAAAGGCCATTTTTTGTATGACTTTTTTGAGCAAAACGGCTGGGAAATCATTGCCCCTTACTTATTTACTGACAAATTTATTTTTACCCCAGAAAATGTCCAAAAATACCTTGAAAACGAATTAGAAGACAGAAAACCAGATGTTATCGTCGGCGTCTCCCTTGGGGGATTAATCGCTCCTTTAATAGCCCAGAACTACCCCGATTCAAAACTTATCTTGATTGCCACCGGCTCCTGTTTCAAGCCAAAATCAAAAATAATCGGCTTTTTCTATAAGGCAATGGCCAATAAAAAACTCCTGGGCCTGGCCTACAATTCAATCGGGTCAATGCCAAAAAAGATCTTATCTTCTTTTTATGCTTTTTTGTCGCGCCCTTACACTAAAGACGCTTCAACCAGAGAGATTTACAGGCAGGACAGTCAAAAGAATATAGAACTAATTTTAAAAATCCCGATAAACAAAGACGAAGAAATTATTGATTCTGCCTTAAAAATAGACAATCGCCAGCTGTTAAAGACAATCAAAAATAAGACTTTAATCTTTGCTGGCAAAAAAGACATTTTGATGCCTCTTGAACTTTCCCAAAAGCTTAAAACCCTGTTGACGAATAGCCAATTGATTATCACTCCAGGGCAACACTTTAATTCCATCACCAAAGACAATATCATTGATTTAAAAATCTTCTTGGCCTAA
- the cas2 gene encoding CRISPR-associated endonuclease Cas2 translates to MNIPITDKFLWDLCNFIETIRLPRAPKTIYEATSPDLLSFRRAWEKKNRQKYFSQLIYYLKKRGLIRINNLQSRKAIAITPMGLEKISEIKYENSKKDKRRDGKWQMITFDVPEKKRRLRDLLRSNLIFLGYRMLQKSIWVCPFDVKSETEKFLREYSLDPYVKIFLIEETEI, encoded by the coding sequence ATGAATATTCCTATAACTGACAAATTTTTGTGGGATCTGTGTAATTTTATTGAGACGATCAGGCTACCGCGAGCCCCAAAAACAATTTATGAAGCGACCTCTCCAGACCTGCTAAGTTTTAGACGCGCCTGGGAAAAGAAAAACAGACAAAAATATTTTTCTCAACTGATTTATTATTTAAAAAAGAGAGGCCTGATAAGAATTAATAATCTGCAAAGCCGAAAAGCTATTGCTATTACCCCAATGGGATTGGAAAAGATTTCTGAAATTAAATATGAAAACTCGAAAAAAGATAAACGGAGAGATGGAAAATGGCAAATGATAACCTTTGACGTTCCCGAGAAAAAAAGAAGGCTACGAGATTTATTGAGAAGCAATCTTATATTTTTAGGATATAGAATGCTCCAAAAAAGCATCTGGGTTTGCCCCTTTGACGTTAAAAGTGAAACAGAAAAGTTTCTCCGAGAATATTCTTTGGATCCGTACGTCAAAATATTTTTAATAGAGGAGACAGAAATATAA
- a CDS encoding aminotransferase class I/II-fold pyridoxal phosphate-dependent enzyme, which yields MKNNFCQYNKPIFTSLSPNTQKDDIILALKLIFQPWKWTNDKKQAIAENPSLVLEQKFEHYLGIKHAFAFNSGRTAFLAILKCLNFEPGSEVLIQGFTCNAVVNPILAAGLKPVFVDIDKTTLNIDVEDLENKISPKSKAVLVQHTFGLPANLEKIQSICQQRNLILIEDCAHSLGAAYNGKKAGLPTEALAKVGTFGKAAFFSFGRDKVISSVAGGMAATDDDQLAQKLKDYQNNLPEPSCLWTFQQLLHPILTTFLIIPLYSFGEIGKWALIFLQKIGLLSKAVSKREKQGKLPVNPAKKMPEALAILALNQFEKLEKFISHQRQIAELYDKNLAGFKLVLPPSAEGRIYLRYPVLLKDTNADMILDKARKEKIFLDDGWRNAAIMPPDTNQAKMGYEAGDCPIAESVAKKIVNLPTHINISKEKAQKIVNFLHKCFNTIVEKV from the coding sequence ATGAAAAACAACTTTTGTCAATATAACAAACCTATTTTTACCTCCCTTTCGCCCAACACTCAAAAAGACGATATTATTTTAGCATTGAAGCTAATTTTCCAGCCCTGGAAATGGACCAATGACAAAAAACAAGCGATCGCTGAAAATCCGTCATTGGTGCTCGAACAAAAATTTGAGCACTACTTGGGAATAAAACATGCTTTTGCTTTTAATAGCGGCCGGACTGCTTTCCTGGCAATTTTGAAATGCCTGAACTTTGAACCCGGCAGCGAAGTTTTAATCCAAGGATTTACTTGCAACGCCGTAGTCAACCCGATTTTGGCTGCCGGGTTAAAACCTGTTTTTGTCGATATTGACAAGACAACCTTAAATATTGATGTCGAAGATCTAGAAAATAAGATATCGCCTAAAAGTAAAGCTGTTTTGGTTCAACACACTTTCGGCTTACCGGCTAACTTGGAAAAAATCCAGTCAATTTGCCAACAACGCAACCTAATTTTGATTGAGGACTGCGCCCATTCGCTCGGCGCCGCTTATAATGGTAAAAAAGCGGGCCTGCCCACCGAAGCTTTAGCGAAGGTGGGAACTTTCGGCAAAGCCGCATTTTTCAGTTTTGGCCGGGATAAGGTTATTTCTTCTGTTGCCGGTGGAATGGCTGCGACCGACGACGACCAGTTGGCGCAAAAACTAAAAGACTATCAAAATAACTTACCCGAGCCCTCTTGCCTTTGGACATTTCAACAGCTCCTGCATCCGATTTTAACTACTTTCCTGATTATACCTTTATATAGTTTCGGTGAAATCGGCAAATGGGCTTTGATATTTCTACAAAAGATCGGCCTGCTGTCCAAAGCCGTTTCCAAAAGAGAAAAACAGGGAAAATTACCAGTTAATCCCGCCAAAAAAATGCCCGAGGCCCTGGCAATTTTGGCTTTAAACCAATTTGAAAAACTAGAAAAGTTTATCAGCCACCAACGCCAGATCGCTGAACTTTACGACAAAAACCTGGCAGGATTTAAATTGGTTCTGCCGCCAAGCGCAGAAGGCCGGATTTATCTCCGCTATCCTGTTTTGCTTAAAGACACTAACGCCGATATGATATTAGATAAAGCCCGCAAAGAAAAAATCTTCCTTGACGACGGCTGGAGAAACGCCGCTATTATGCCTCCGGACACAAATCAGGCTAAAATGGGGTATGAAGCGGGAGATTGTCCGATAGCTGAAAGCGTCGCCAAAAAGATTGTCAACCTGCCGACCCACATCAATATTTCAAAAGAAAAGGCCCAAAAAATCGTCAACTTTCTCCATAAATGTTTTAATACGATCGTAGAAAAAGTATGA
- a CDS encoding peptidoglycan bridge formation glycyltransferase FemA/FemB family protein gives MSWEVKEIENKETWEKFLEDHEEKTFLQSWNWGEFCREMGEKIWRWGIYDNDELVSVALAEKKIAKRGTFLLVPHGPVIKPGESSRKEILKTLHGKLKITAGQEQASFIRINPIWKREEKGIALFKAAGFKQAPLQMHPEASWKLDITPPEDKLFSQMRKTTRYLIRQAQKNPAISVSQSKNLEDVKLFSRFHDQVSERQGFVPFSLEYLQKEFSAFSENNEVSLFFGYHDKEVACGSFVLFWSGIGFYHHAVSIPKFAKLSITYLLLWEAVKEAKKRGCRLFDFWGFVDPKVQPNHPWAGPTQFKMGFGGKAHEYIKTQDLALSNRYWLTYVFEKVRKLRRGL, from the coding sequence ATGAGCTGGGAAGTAAAAGAGATAGAAAATAAAGAAACTTGGGAAAAATTCCTTGAAGATCACGAGGAAAAAACTTTTCTCCAATCTTGGAATTGGGGCGAGTTCTGCCGAGAAATGGGAGAAAAAATCTGGAGATGGGGGATATACGACAACGACGAATTGGTAAGCGTTGCCCTGGCGGAAAAAAAGATTGCTAAAAGGGGAACCTTTTTGCTCGTACCCCACGGCCCGGTGATAAAACCAGGAGAAAGTTCCAGAAAAGAAATCTTAAAAACTTTGCATGGAAAGCTCAAAATAACCGCCGGGCAGGAACAGGCAAGCTTCATAAGGATAAACCCTATCTGGAAAAGGGAAGAAAAGGGGATTGCTTTATTCAAAGCCGCGGGATTTAAACAAGCCCCTTTGCAAATGCACCCTGAAGCGAGCTGGAAACTTGACATTACGCCTCCAGAAGACAAGCTCTTTTCCCAAATGAGGAAAACTACCCGTTATCTAATCCGCCAGGCGCAGAAAAACCCGGCGATCAGCGTCTCGCAAAGCAAAAATCTAGAAGACGTTAAATTGTTCAGCCGATTCCACGACCAGGTTTCAGAAAGGCAGGGTTTTGTCCCTTTTTCCCTAGAATACCTGCAAAAAGAATTTTCGGCTTTCAGCGAAAATAACGAAGTTTCCCTCTTTTTCGGCTATCATGACAAAGAGGTGGCTTGCGGATCATTTGTCCTTTTTTGGTCGGGTATCGGCTTTTACCATCACGCCGTCTCTATTCCCAAGTTCGCCAAGCTCTCAATTACTTATCTCCTGCTTTGGGAAGCGGTCAAAGAAGCAAAAAAAAGAGGGTGCCGCCTTTTTGACTTTTGGGGATTTGTCGACCCCAAAGTACAGCCGAACCATCCCTGGGCCGGCCCAACCCAGTTCAAAATGGGGTTTGGCGGCAAAGCTCATGAATATATAAAAACCCAAGACCTGGCGCTTTCCAATCGATACTGGTTAACCTATGTTTTCGAGAAAGTAAGAAAGTTAAGACGCGGACTCTAA
- the murF gene encoding UDP-N-acetylmuramoyl-tripeptide--D-alanyl-D-alanine ligase, whose protein sequence is MTNSSLDIFYILYIFWIIEITKAMFFWLYFWQLKEYHLKRFIDHFRTAKGKQLLRNPVRLVKMLLLVLALFLPMLWPLLIIYVVQAAAFLAKKTYPKKPVFTTKMIILALANLTIFAAILLYSSHLPESQAIIALLLADILLPLIVSGIVLLLQPIAVLFRQQIINQAKAKRAEFKNLTVVGITGSYGKTSCKEFLATILSEKFKVAKTAEHQNSEIAIARCVLNELKPDHQVFICEMGAYDKGKVKEVSGIAKPKIGIVTGVNEQHLALFGSMENLLSAEGGEELIESLPKDGLIIFNGNNKYCLEMYRKTEKPKKIYQIPDTRYQILDTKADIWAEDIIIEKDCVRFKAVAREGETADFQVNVLGSHNILNLLGAILVAKELGMTLEEISKACQKITSDQGAMKLKKGSGGVDVIDSGYSANPDGVLAALEHLKLWSCQKVIIMPCLIELGPAAKEAHQKIGKKIGEICDLAIITTKDWFEELRKAAIGAGMNPENIIFLENPKEIFEKTNSICQPESIILLEGGLPQKLKELKKLLKI, encoded by the coding sequence ATGACAAACTCTTCCTTAGACATCTTCTACATTCTTTATATCTTTTGGATAATTGAAATAACCAAAGCCATGTTTTTTTGGCTGTACTTCTGGCAGTTGAAAGAATATCATCTCAAAAGATTTATTGACCATTTTAGGACGGCAAAAGGAAAGCAATTACTCCGCAATCCTGTCCGGCTCGTAAAAATGTTGCTTCTGGTCCTGGCTCTGTTTTTACCGATGCTGTGGCCGCTCCTGATTATTTACGTCGTCCAGGCCGCGGCTTTTCTGGCCAAGAAGACCTACCCCAAAAAACCGGTTTTCACTACCAAAATGATAATCTTGGCTTTGGCAAATCTAACCATTTTTGCCGCCATTTTGCTTTACTCTAGTCATTTGCCAGAAAGCCAGGCAATTATTGCTTTGCTTTTGGCGGATATTCTTCTGCCCCTCATTGTTTCAGGAATAGTGCTTTTGCTCCAGCCAATTGCGGTTTTGTTCAGACAACAAATAATCAACCAAGCCAAAGCCAAAAGAGCTGAATTTAAAAATCTGACTGTTGTTGGCATTACCGGCAGTTACGGCAAAACCTCATGTAAAGAATTTTTGGCAACAATTCTCTCTGAAAAGTTCAAGGTTGCCAAAACCGCAGAACATCAAAATTCGGAAATCGCTATTGCTCGCTGCGTTTTAAATGAGTTAAAACCCGATCATCAAGTTTTTATCTGCGAGATGGGAGCCTATGACAAAGGCAAAGTCAAAGAGGTTTCTGGCATTGCCAAGCCCAAAATCGGCATCGTTACCGGCGTCAATGAACAGCACCTGGCGCTTTTTGGCTCAATGGAAAACCTATTGTCGGCAGAAGGAGGAGAGGAACTTATTGAGAGTTTGCCAAAAGACGGCTTGATAATTTTCAATGGCAACAATAAATATTGCTTAGAAATGTACCGAAAAACGGAAAAACCAAAAAAAATATATCAAATACCAGATACTAGATACCAGATACTAGATACCAAAGCGGATATTTGGGCCGAGGATATAATTATTGAGAAAGACTGCGTCAGATTTAAAGCGGTTGCCAGAGAAGGAGAAACAGCGGATTTTCAAGTTAATGTTTTGGGCAGTCATAATATTTTAAATCTTTTGGGAGCGATACTAGTTGCCAAAGAACTGGGAATGACTCTTGAAGAAATATCCAAAGCTTGCCAGAAAATAACTTCAGACCAGGGAGCCATGAAGCTCAAAAAAGGAAGCGGGGGAGTGGATGTTATTGATTCCGGTTATTCTGCCAATCCCGACGGCGTTCTAGCGGCCCTGGAACACCTAAAACTCTGGTCATGTCAAAAAGTAATTATAATGCCTTGCCTGATTGAACTCGGTCCGGCTGCCAAAGAAGCGCACCAGAAAATCGGCAAGAAAATCGGCGAAATTTGCGATCTTGCCATTATCACCACTAAGGATTGGTTTGAAGAACTGCGAAAGGCGGCAATAGGCGCTGGCATGAATCCGGAAAATATCATTTTTTTAGAAAACCCAAAAGAAATATTTGAAAAAACAAACTCTATTTGCCAACCAGAAAGCATAATTCTTTTGGAAGGAGGACTACCGCAAAAATTGAAAGAATTGAAAAAATTATTGAAAATTTAA
- a CDS encoding alpha/beta hydrolase, which translates to METCQEQILILHGWGRFTGSWTPVKELLEKQGYQVFYPPFPGLDENQPLNSPWTIDDYVEWAKTYADKNGLADFFLLGHSFGGRVSIKFAVKYPEKLKGLILVSAAGIRNKKISKVYNLFAKLSKAINKLSFIPGYQFCRKALYRLILRKTDYVTLKTQTMKETFKNVIEEDLAGQLAQIKTPTLILWGDKDKTTPLSDGKFMERMISGSLLRIIAGAPHMIHVDAPEKVAQEILDFVNRHE; encoded by the coding sequence ATGGAAACTTGTCAAGAGCAAATCTTAATTCTCCACGGCTGGGGCAGATTTACCGGCTCCTGGACGCCTGTTAAAGAACTGCTGGAAAAACAGGGTTATCAGGTTTTTTATCCGCCTTTCCCGGGACTAGACGAAAACCAACCGTTAAATAGCCCCTGGACCATTGACGACTACGTTGAATGGGCGAAAACCTATGCCGATAAAAACGGCCTAGCCGATTTTTTTCTTTTAGGACATTCTTTCGGCGGCCGGGTTTCTATTAAGTTTGCTGTAAAATATCCGGAGAAACTTAAGGGATTGATTTTGGTTTCTGCCGCCGGCATCCGGAACAAAAAAATATCAAAAGTCTACAACCTGTTTGCCAAACTGTCTAAAGCCATCAATAAATTATCTTTTATTCCCGGCTACCAGTTTTGTCGAAAAGCGCTCTACCGTCTAATCTTGAGAAAAACCGATTATGTCACCTTAAAAACCCAGACAATGAAAGAGACTTTTAAAAACGTGATTGAGGAAGATTTGGCTGGCCAGCTGGCGCAGATCAAAACCCCGACCCTGATTTTGTGGGGAGATAAAGATAAAACCACTCCTTTATCTGACGGAAAATTTATGGAAAGGATGATTTCCGGCTCTTTGCTGCGAATCATTGCCGGCGCTCCGCATATGATCCACGTTGACGCGCCAGAAAAAGTCGCCCAAGAAATCCTGGATTTTGTTAACAGACACGAATAA